In a single window of the Nicotiana tomentosiformis chromosome 10, ASM39032v3, whole genome shotgun sequence genome:
- the LOC138899927 gene encoding uncharacterized protein: protein MVYNHKQWPEKLPFALLGYRTTDHTSTGATPYLLVYGTEAVIPAEVEIPSLRIIQEAKLSDVEWIRSHYEQLALIDGKRMNAVCYGQLYHHRMSKAFKKMVRPRRFTPGQLVLKLIFPHQDEVKGNFSPNWQGPYMVNRVLTGGELILAEMDGEIWPNPINSDAVKRYYV, encoded by the coding sequence atggtatataatcacaaacaatggcccgagaagctaccatttgccctacttggatatcgtaccacggATCACacatcaaccggggcaactccttatttgttggtctatggtactgaagccGTAATTCCTGCtgaagtagaaattccttctttgagaatcatacaagaggctaAACTCAGTGATGTAGAATGGATACGAAGTCACtatgaacaactggctctcattgatgggaaaagaatgaatgcggtATGTTACGGTCAACTCTACCACCACAGAATGTCCAAAGCTTTCAAAAAAATGGTCAGGCCTAGAcgattcacaccggggcagttggtgctaaagctgatcttcccgcatcaagatgaagtcAAAGGGAAtttttcacccaattggcaagggccctacatggttaacagagtactaacaggaggagaactcatacttgcagaaatggatggagaaatttggccaaaccctatcaactcagacgcagtcaagagatactatgtttag